The Gemmatimonadota bacterium genome includes a window with the following:
- the rsmI gene encoding 16S rRNA (cytidine(1402)-2'-O)-methyltransferase, whose protein sequence is MLYLVATPIGHLDDITLRALEILRGVDTVLSEDTRRTGRLLKRYGISARQMSYHEHNEQRAVPRALAALERGRDLALVTDAGTPGIADPGYRLVQAVIQAEIPVSMAPGPSAPIMALVLSGLPVHRFSFCGFPPRRPAARRRYLEADADRADTLIYFESPHRVHALIADALEVFGDRRAALANDLTKLHEKIDRSPLSVLCEETRDRRLRGEFILLVEGRSG, encoded by the coding sequence ATGCTTTACCTGGTAGCCACGCCGATCGGCCATCTGGACGACATCACGCTTCGGGCGCTGGAGATCCTGCGCGGCGTGGATACCGTGCTCAGCGAAGACACGCGCAGGACCGGACGGCTGCTCAAGCGGTACGGGATCAGCGCGCGGCAGATGTCCTACCATGAACACAATGAGCAGCGGGCCGTCCCCAGGGCCCTGGCCGCCCTTGAACGGGGACGGGACCTCGCCCTGGTCACGGATGCGGGCACGCCCGGTATCGCCGATCCCGGCTACCGGCTCGTCCAGGCCGTGATCCAGGCCGAAATCCCCGTGAGCATGGCCCCCGGCCCGAGCGCGCCGATCATGGCGCTCGTCCTCTCGGGCCTGCCGGTCCACCGGTTTTCGTTCTGCGGCTTCCCGCCCCGCAGGCCCGCTGCCCGGCGCCGCTATCTGGAAGCGGACGCGGACCGGGCGGACACGCTCATCTATTTCGAAAGTCCCCACCGGGTGCATGCGCTCATCGCCGACGCCCTGGAGGTGTTCGGGGACCGCAGGGCGGCCCTGGCGAACGACCTGACCAAGCTTCACGAGAAAATCGACCGGAGTCCACTGTCGGTGCTGTGCGAAGAGACCCGGGACCGCCGCCTTCGTGGGGAGTTCATCCTGCTGGTGGAGGGACGGTCCGGCTAG